The Aspergillus oryzae RIB40 DNA, chromosome 5 genome segment TGCGATGGGGATTCTGAGAATGTTAGCACTTACTCTAGAGCTAGAGGAAAGTGCTTTCGACGCGTTTTGCGAACATCCGATCGCTATTCTTCGGCTGCTGCACTATCCCCCCCAAGATCCTGACAGTTCGGATATCGAGAGAGGTGAGGCCTACTTCATGTTTTTCATGATCAGTGCTTACTTTAGTCGGCAAAGGCATTGGCGCTCATACCGATTTCGGTGGTATCactattcttcttcaagacacAACCGGTGGCTTGCAGGTTTGGAACAATGTCTCGTCGGAATGGGTAGATGTGACACCTGTACCGGGTGCCTATGTCGTGAACCTAGGCAATATGATGATGCGATGGACAAATGATCGCTATCTATCTAACCTCCATCGGGTTATCAACAAGAGCGGCAAGGAGCGCTTTAGCgttccattcttcttgtctgGTAACCCTGACTACATAGTCGAGTGTCTCCCGACCTGCATCGGGGCCGGGCCTAAGTACCCTCCCATAACTGTGGGTCAGTGGATGGCTGGGCGATACGCGGATACGTATGGCACATCGAATGAAGAGGCAATTTCTGACATGCGAGAAGTGCCTTCTTGAGGTATGCTTgcgggaggaagagggctcGTAGGCCCAGCACACAGCTATCGGGCAATGACAATGGCTCTGGATTCTTGTATATTGAAATGTGTAGAATAGCTCATGATATCCACGTGGGCTGATGCTTACGAGCATATGCAGAGGCGCAAAGGGCCGAGGAAGTAAATGTGTCGGGGAATGGTGAATGTCACTAGCACATTTCTATATGTACCTAGGAAAAACGTCGCCATTAATCGTGGTATCTCCGGCCTCATGGTCCGACTTGGTACTGTGGCTTATCCACATATCCAGGTCAATCAATTCTCCGATGAATGGCTTTTTGGCTCTTGTGATCACGATAATAATCCAATCTCCAAACTTCTGGCCCTAGAATATAAAAGGTGTTTTAGGCCGCTTGTGTTTGTAATTCCTGTTCTAGCTTGTATTGACCGAATTTGCCTAAATGTCCTTGTTAGATCTACAGCCACTTGGATACAGGCCATGATGTTCCCCTGATTAGGAAATATCTTTAGCTTCATGAATTTGAATGTATAGCGGATGACATGCGGAAAAGGATATGGTGCGACCGATATTGCCAAGCCACGCAGGTCAGCTGACCACCTGTAGTTACTACTGCCAACTGTAGACAAGCGCATGATCACGACTTCACAAGACCAGCAGTCAATTTGTGCGGCCTTGTTCTacttcaccatcttcaaccttcaATATCTGGACAGAGAGCTGGAAACAGATATGTCAAGCAAAGCGATTGAGGCAGTGTTGCTCACACCAGAACTATTAGAGATTATTCTCCTACATCTCGATATGACCACTCTTCTGGTATCGGCTCAGCGCGTTAGTAGACACTGGCTATGCGTTATAGCTGGTTCTACTAAGCTCCAACAGGCCTTATTTTCAAACCAATAGCACCACCTGTCAAACCGTCACTAGCTTATTCAACTCCGCCTAATACGGAGATGGACTCCTACCCGAACCCCTACTCATTAGAAATTGTGAACTCCTTCAATCCTTTGCTTGAAAAGCACTTTGGTTCTGTATTTTTCAATCTCAATGGGGTCGGCAACTACCATCGCGCAAATTACTTCTACACGAATCTTCCCTGGTGGGTTAACGGACGGGATAACGACCATATGAAAGCTGAGCTTGCCCGCCGGCATAGAGCGTTTACTCGGTCTGGTGCGAGTTGGCGACGAATGTTAGTTTCACAACCAGCGCCGCCAGCACTGGGATACGGATGGCAAGAATACGGAGACTGGACAACTATATACAAGGCACTCATTACTGAAAACCCTCAGCCAGCAGCGTTATCACTGGACCCTGTATTCCCCGGCGAGCCAGTTTCGCCGCAGCCATTGCCGATATCACAGACAGGTCTTCGATTTGGTTTGCTATATGGCCCACTTCAATACCATGCTGGTCATCATCAGTATCCGTCGCTTTACTTTCGTCTCGTCTGGGGACGGAGATATGCACCCCTACTTCGGGATGCGATGGAACATGCATGCAGGCAGCTGCTAGAAGAGACTAGTGCCATTGTGCAGTTTTTTCATAGGAATAATGATCTTGAGCATGAGCCTGCCGATGTTGAGGCGTGGGATAGCGCGTTTAGAAGCGAGGACTTCCAGCTTCCACATGAGCAACTCGAGGTAGTTTACAGAAACCCCTGGTGAAGCAATAAAGTATACGGCTAGCAGAAGTTCAAGAAGCCCGCCTGTATTGATTGATTCACTACCAGGTAGGAAATTTACATTAGAGTGTTCACACAATAAAAGCCTTGGGAACCTTGTAAAACCTGAAAAGTACAACCTCCGATATACCTATCTCATTCTCCCTCCCCGCCATTCAAACATCTGTCTTTTTATCCTCACCCCTCCTCTGTTCATGTGCCGACCAGGCGATTCTTTTCTCGGTCCAATCGTAGCCGACAACAGCCCACCAAAGGTCTTTACTCGTCAGGAACTGGCTAGAATAGACGAGAAAAAGCGGgcgaagaacaagaagccaaGTCCTTTCGTTGAAAAGGTATGTTATTATCGGCTGAAACCAATTATACCATGGAGGTAGGTGTCATTAGTAAAACTAATACTGTGCCGTTACAGGTCAGATCGCGTCCGGGTACCCCAACTGGGCATCGGTAATGCTGGTCCTACAAAGGCGTCAAAGCGATAAGATTGGCTTTGGTGCGATCCTGTACCAAAAGGGCTGGTCCCTCCTTGGTCTTCGATTTTGTAACGGTGGtaagctatatatataggtGATTCCGAGGCATTCTGAGTCGTCAATTTAGAATTATATAACCTTTTAGCattgtggaatatcgggccTTGGCG includes the following:
- a CDS encoding isopenicillin N synthase family dioxygenase (isopenicillin N synthase and related dioxygenases) produces the protein MDIREPPVIDFAPFYGPEGAAKERLINELRQACKQFGFFQLINHTIPASLQESVLQQSKEFFELPISTKEKYKKGLNGDNRGYEGFRAQNFEKRGKGDLKEGFYLGKDLPLDDPQVVTRKFDKGPNKYPLEVSEPAKFRAVMDEYHEAMTSLAMGILRMLALTLELEESAFDAFCEHPIAILRLLHYPPQDPDSSDIERGIGAHTDFGGITILLQDTTGGLQVWNNVSSEWVDVTPVPGAYVVNLGNMMMRWTNDRYLSNLHRVINKSGKERFSVPFFLSGNPDYIVECLPTCIGAGPKYPPITVGQWMAGRYADTYGTSNEEAISDMREVPS
- a CDS encoding uncharacterized protein (predicted protein), giving the protein MDSYPNPYSLEIVNSFNPLLEKHFGSVFFNLNGVGNYHRANYFYTNLPWWVNGRDNDHMKAELARRHRAFTRSGASWRRMLVSQPAPPALGYGWQEYGDWTTIYKALITENPQPAALSLDPVFPGEPVSPQPLPISQTGLRFGLLYGPLQYHAGHHQYPSLYFRLVWGRRYAPLLRDAMEHACRQLLEETSAIVQFFHRNNDLEHEPADVEAWDSAFRSEDFQLPHEQLEVVYRNPW